In Clostridium sp. DL-VIII, the following proteins share a genomic window:
- a CDS encoding glycosyltransferase, with amino-acid sequence MKISIICPVYNGEKYIEELNNKLLNQKLDKNQDLEILYVVTRGSDKSESILNKLNCNYCVICPEEFSHGKTREMIAMKTSSDIIVFISQDVKMKDDFWLENLIMPIINKECEASFSRQICENNTIEKYIREKNYPEVSRVVSKKDIQRYGILTFFYSDAASAVDAEIYKKLKAYDGKNLIINEDMYFSHKLIQAGYKIKYCADSEVYHSHVFTFKQLFKRYFDTGMFFRENSYFFKYKGNESGIALAKYVLKRAIEERNIKVIINLLPNFGVRFIGKFLGERHKN; translated from the coding sequence ATGAAAATATCAATAATTTGTCCAGTATACAATGGAGAGAAGTATATAGAAGAATTAAATAATAAACTTTTAAATCAGAAGCTAGATAAAAATCAAGATTTAGAAATTTTATATGTTGTAACTAGAGGCTCTGATAAAAGTGAAAGTATATTAAATAAATTGAATTGTAATTACTGTGTTATATGTCCAGAGGAATTTTCTCATGGCAAAACTAGGGAAATGATAGCAATGAAAACGAGTAGTGATATAATTGTTTTTATATCTCAAGATGTAAAAATGAAAGATGATTTTTGGTTGGAAAATCTAATAATGCCAATAATAAACAAAGAATGTGAGGCGAGTTTTAGCAGACAGATATGCGAGAATAATACTATAGAAAAGTATATTAGGGAAAAGAATTATCCAGAGGTATCCAGGGTAGTATCTAAAAAAGATATACAAAGATATGGAATTTTAACATTCTTTTATTCAGATGCAGCATCAGCAGTTGATGCAGAAATTTATAAGAAATTAAAAGCTTATGATGGGAAGAATTTAATAATAAACGAAGACATGTATTTTTCGCACAAATTGATACAAGCTGGCTATAAAATAAAGTATTGTGCAGATTCAGAAGTCTACCATTCTCATGTATTTACTTTTAAGCAATTATTTAAAAGATATTTTGATACTGGTATGTTTTTTAGAGAAAATTCATACTTTTTCAAATATAAGGGTAATGAAAGTGGAATAGCATTAGCTAAATATGTATTGAAGCGGGCCATTGAAGAGAGAAATATCAAGGTGATTATTAATTTGCTACCAAATTTTGGAGTTCGCTTTATAGGAAAGTTTTTAGGTGAAAGACATAAAAATTAA
- a CDS encoding potassium channel family protein, translating to MGDIIIFCMTIVSIIYLYYILFKNRIFLSHYLTSTGGNKPKIYNVKFCMVFIFMLIHFIIGIAVGIFVFINENDKGDLIRIFVAVSASLFIILLLWVIYFVVIIGFKEIIAMSDKVLNMILINSIVTFSILFYQIYNEQVEYPEAFIGASIVLYVINIISIARIVTVILKKKVSVKSIWCISIINISFAIVSLTNITFKLQSIYGSDCYSRELISWGDALYFVVITFFTVGYGDLYPVCEVSKILSMVTIITGFIFSTIFVSAGLSVTIEHFANVNKKE from the coding sequence ATGGGAGACATTATAATATTTTGTATGACAATAGTTAGTATTATATATTTATATTATATTTTATTTAAAAATAGAATATTTTTGTCACACTATTTAACTAGTACAGGAGGTAATAAACCTAAAATTTATAATGTAAAATTTTGTATGGTTTTTATCTTTATGTTAATCCACTTTATTATAGGGATAGCAGTTGGGATATTTGTATTTATAAATGAAAATGATAAAGGTGATTTGATTCGCATTTTTGTAGCTGTTAGCGCTTCATTGTTTATAATTTTATTATTATGGGTGATATATTTTGTAGTGATTATTGGATTTAAAGAAATTATAGCAATGAGTGATAAGGTGCTTAATATGATATTGATAAATTCAATTGTTACGTTTTCAATTTTATTTTATCAAATATATAATGAACAAGTTGAATATCCAGAAGCTTTTATAGGTGCGAGTATAGTATTATATGTTATTAATATTATATCAATTGCCAGGATAGTCACAGTTATATTAAAAAAGAAAGTATCAGTGAAGAGTATCTGGTGTATTTCTATAATTAACATTTCATTCGCAATTGTTTCATTAACTAATATAACTTTTAAGCTTCAGAGCATATATGGTAGCGATTGTTATAGCCGTGAATTAATATCATGGGGAGATGCGTTATATTTTGTGGTAATTACTTTTTTTACGGTAGGATATGGAGATTTATATCCGGTTTGTGAAGTATCAAAAATATTATCAATGGTTACAATTATAACTGGATTTATATTCTCAACAATTTTTGTATCAGCAGGGTTATCAGTAACGATTGAACATTTTGCTAATGTTAATAAAAAAGAATAA
- a CDS encoding HAD family hydrolase: MKYFFFDIDGTIKPYNHSIPESTKKTIKRLKELGHVVFLATGRRDNEIKSIMKEIDVEHAICAGGGTVVINNNIENQVFFDKKKLKDILKQCRKYNIIMVSVCKGEYYAPYQGIKFDLYMFLIKALKKIKLFNKIKLVNRAFFTSYINAKFINEEKFLEKPTQKLLFYNYECINEIETIRDFTIYNNGSYVYIEFEFKERGIEYIRKRNNLELEDIIVFGDGKNDIGMFNYAKNSIAMGNACEEVKKLASFITKKDNEDGIEYACKHFNWI; this comes from the coding sequence ATGAAATATTTTTTCTTTGATATTGATGGAACAATAAAGCCGTATAACCATAGCATACCGGAATCAACTAAGAAGACTATAAAACGGTTAAAAGAATTAGGACATGTTGTATTCTTGGCCACAGGCAGAAGGGATAATGAAATTAAATCCATAATGAAAGAGATTGATGTTGAACATGCAATATGTGCAGGTGGAGGAACTGTTGTCATTAATAATAATATAGAGAACCAAGTATTTTTTGATAAAAAGAAGTTGAAAGATATATTAAAACAGTGCAGAAAGTATAATATAATTATGGTTAGTGTCTGTAAGGGAGAGTATTATGCACCATATCAAGGTATAAAATTTGATTTATATATGTTTCTTATTAAGGCGCTAAAAAAAATAAAGTTATTTAATAAAATAAAACTGGTTAATAGAGCATTTTTTACTTCTTACATAAATGCAAAATTTATAAATGAAGAAAAATTTTTAGAAAAGCCTACGCAAAAACTGTTGTTTTATAATTATGAATGTATTAATGAAATAGAAACAATTAGAGACTTTACAATTTATAATAATGGTTCTTATGTATATATTGAATTTGAATTCAAAGAAAGAGGAATAGAATATATAAGGAAAAGGAATAATTTGGAATTAGAAGATATTATTGTATTTGGAGATGGGAAAAATGATATAGGCATGTTTAATTATGCAAAAAATTCTATTGCAATGGGAAATGCATGTGAAGAAGTTAAAAAATTGGCATCATTTATAACTAAAAAAGATAATGAAGATGGAATAGAATATGCATGTAAACACTTTAATTGGATATAG
- a CDS encoding Ig-like domain-containing protein, with product MAIGKTGTFTATVLPNNASNKGLIWKSNNVKVATVSSSGKLTAVGVGTATITCTASDGSGKSAVCVVTVTNPSTVKVTSVALNTTKLNWVVGKTGTFTATVLPNNATNKAITWKSSNTKVATVSSSGKLTAVGVGTATITCTANDGSGKSATCVVTVQSGNITGTFITKPQVLVKDNDVVLTFKVNQSGTYALKGIEYDSKGETNDSVTWDEHAYKAGDVKEISISDTLAEMEQGKYIVFQITPKDDESSVVKSEKISITKSGEMNVDVSKITTSKSDENIILKANKNFEAGIYVIYAYENNTYDCSVESTKCAGNTSSLKFNDFWDDESITSMQIARVYDINVASDGSATCKVEMSDEFIPSK from the coding sequence TTGGCAATAGGAAAAACAGGAACATTTACAGCAACAGTATTACCAAATAATGCAAGCAATAAAGGCCTTATATGGAAATCAAATAATGTAAAAGTAGCAACAGTAAGCTCAAGTGGAAAATTAACAGCAGTAGGAGTAGGAACGGCAACAATAACATGTACAGCAAGTGACGGGAGTGGAAAATCAGCTGTTTGTGTAGTGACAGTAACGAATCCGTCAACAGTAAAAGTGACATCAGTAGCATTAAATACAACAAAATTAAATTGGGTAGTAGGAAAAACAGGAACCTTTACTGCAACCGTATTGCCTAATAATGCTACAAATAAGGCAATAACATGGAAATCTAGTAATACAAAAGTAGCAACAGTGAGTTCGAGTGGAAAATTAACAGCAGTAGGAGTAGGAACGGCAACAATAACATGTACAGCAAATGATGGAAGTGGAAAAAGTGCAACTTGTGTTGTGACAGTTCAATCAGGAAATATTACAGGTACATTTATAACAAAACCTCAGGTATTAGTTAAAGATAACGATGTAGTTTTAACATTTAAAGTTAACCAATCAGGAACTTATGCGTTAAAAGGAATAGAATATGATAGTAAAGGTGAGACTAATGATAGCGTCACTTGGGATGAACATGCATACAAAGCCGGTGATGTAAAAGAAATATCAATTTCAGACACATTAGCAGAAATGGAGCAAGGAAAGTATATAGTTTTTCAAATAACTCCTAAAGATGACGAAAGCTCTGTAGTGAAATCAGAAAAGATATCTATTACTAAAAGTGGGGAAATGAATGTTGATGTATCTAAAATTACTACATCAAAAAGTGATGAAAATATAATATTAAAAGCTAACAAAAATTTTGAAGCAGGAATTTATGTGATTTATGCCTATGAGAATAATACATATGATTGTTCTGTAGAATCTACTAAATGTGCTGGTAATACTTCTAGCTTAAAATTCAACGACTTTTGGGATGATGAAAGTATCACAAGCATGCAGATTGCAAGAGTTTATGATATAAATGTGGCATCAGATGGAAGTGCAACTTGTAAAGTTGAAATGAGTGATGAATTTATACCTTCAAAATAA
- a CDS encoding Ig-like domain-containing protein — MKRRMSSRTFIFTFTMILILQLGGFSAIAANAESKVEENTVTIKTANVAAASTVKVTSVALNTTKLNWAVGKTGTFTATILPSNASNKGVTWKSSNIKVATVDSKGKLTAVGAGSATITCTASDGSGKYANCAVTVTKPSTVKVTSVALNTTKLNWAIGNIGTFTATVLPNNATNKAVTWKSSNTKVATVDSKGKLTAVGAGSATITCTASDGSGKYANCVVTVTKPSTVKVTSVALNTTKLNWQ, encoded by the coding sequence ATGAAAAGAAGAATGTCATCAAGAACATTTATATTTACATTTACAATGATATTGATATTGCAATTAGGAGGATTTTCTGCAATAGCAGCTAATGCAGAAAGTAAAGTTGAAGAAAATACTGTAACTATAAAAACTGCTAATGTAGCAGCGGCTTCAACAGTAAAGGTAACATCAGTAGCATTAAATACAACAAAATTAAATTGGGCAGTAGGAAAAACGGGAACCTTTACAGCAACAATATTACCAAGTAATGCGAGTAATAAAGGTGTTACATGGAAATCAAGTAATATAAAGGTTGCAACAGTAGATTCTAAGGGGAAATTAACAGCAGTAGGAGCAGGAAGTGCAACAATAACATGTACAGCAAGTGATGGAAGCGGGAAGTATGCGAACTGTGCAGTAACAGTAACAAAACCATCAACAGTAAAAGTGACATCGGTGGCATTAAATACAACAAAATTAAATTGGGCAATAGGAAATATAGGAACATTTACAGCAACAGTATTACCCAATAATGCTACCAATAAGGCAGTAACATGGAAATCTAGTAATACAAAGGTTGCAACAGTAGATTCTAAGGGGAAATTAACAGCAGTAGGAGCAGGAAGTGCAACAATAACATGTACAGCAAGTGATGGAAGTGGGAAGTATGCGAACTGTGTAGTAACAGTAACAAAACCATCAACAGTAAAAGTAACATCGGTGGCATTAAATACAACAAAATTAAATTGGCAATAG
- a CDS encoding leucine-rich repeat protein → MLKIIERQVGKLLFFSICISLLPSTVAFSQEKTTNDTRINTIVQTTGPAVSINKEKTVTESLNNELVNSGVTNEAKFTFDSSTGTITGFYGSDQVVVIPSTINGVTVKKIGENAFFSCDNLTSVTIPSSVTSIGSSAFSSCNYLVNVSIPNSVKSIGGCAFEYCTRLASITIPDSVTSIGSSVFYECSSLKSVKFPSGLTSIGDCVFYNCSSLDDITIPDNVTSIGNDAFLSCTKLTSIHLPVSLDHIGKNAFINCSGLKSVVIPKNVTGIEDYAFYDCTSLKSITIPDSVTSIGQHAFYDCENAYFYVDSEKMENMLITKCYVDDRRIMFNQKITTLTLNTYSLNLRKGNKSSLKVSIIPCYATNQELEWKSSNSNIVTVDGNGNLDAVGVGKVQVTCRATDGSNVSATCNIVVINNQSVINFDADTGTIIGYDPGPYTEAVIPSTIDGVKVTTIGDKAFADCNTLTSITLPDTIKSINDYAFSGCTALTSINLPKNLIKIGDYALESCYKLKSIIIPNGVTSIGNHAFASCGTLTQVTIPNSVTSMGDYAFSEDGGLTKVSMPSSINRIGRSTFLRCYKLTSITIPNGVTSIGEYAFEFCENLQGIIIPESVTSIEGEYAFRGISNNAILYIENEDVKELLINYGIDKNSIKSVQKVTEVTLDTNSLTLEKGKTSSLIAIIYPDSTTNKTVIWETSDSGVATVDDDGEITGIGVGSAIITCTASDGSGKYATCVVNVTPAVVKVISVALNTNSLNWTVGKTGTFTATILPRNANNQSVTWKSSNTKVATVSSSGKLTAVGVGSATITCTASDGSGKYATCKVTVTKPTKVTSVKLNTNNLNWTVGKTGTFTATVGPSNASNKGVTWKSSNTKVATVSSSGKLTAVGVGSATITCTASDGSGKYATCKVTVTKPTKVTSVKLNTNNLNWTVGKTGTFTATVGPSNASNKGVTWKSSNIKVATVSSSGKLTAVGVGSATITCTASDGSGKYATCKVTVTKPTKVTSVKLNTNNLNWTVGKTGTFTATVGPSNASNKGVTWKSSNTKVATVSSSGKLTAVGVGSATITCTASDGSGKYATCKVIVTK, encoded by the coding sequence ATGCTCAAGATAATAGAGAGACAAGTTGGAAAGTTATTGTTTTTTTCAATTTGCATAAGCCTGTTGCCAAGCACAGTAGCATTTTCACAGGAGAAAACTACAAATGATACAAGGATTAATACAATAGTTCAGACAACAGGCCCGGCTGTAAGTATCAATAAAGAAAAGACTGTAACAGAATCATTAAATAATGAACTTGTTAATTCAGGCGTTACAAATGAAGCAAAATTTACATTTGATTCAAGTACAGGAACAATAACTGGATTTTATGGCTCTGATCAAGTAGTAGTCATACCAAGTACAATTAATGGGGTTACTGTAAAGAAAATAGGGGAAAATGCATTTTTTAGTTGTGATAATTTAACAAGTGTAACTATTCCTAGCAGTGTAACAAGTATAGGTTCTAGTGCATTTTCTTCGTGCAATTATTTGGTCAACGTGTCAATTCCTAACAGTGTGAAAAGTATAGGAGGGTGTGCATTTGAGTATTGTACTAGATTAGCAAGTATAACGATTCCGGATAGTGTAACAAGTATAGGATCAAGCGTATTTTATGAATGCAGTAGTTTAAAGAGCGTGAAATTTCCTAGTGGTTTGACAAGTATAGGTGATTGCGTATTTTATAATTGTAGCAGTTTAGATGACATAACAATACCAGATAATGTAACAAGTATAGGAAATGATGCATTTCTTAGTTGTACTAAATTAACAAGCATACATTTACCGGTGAGTTTGGATCATATAGGTAAAAATGCATTTATAAATTGTAGTGGTCTGAAGTCTGTGGTAATTCCTAAAAATGTAACAGGCATAGAAGATTATGCCTTTTATGATTGCACCAGTTTAAAAAGTATAACTATTCCAGACAGCGTAACAAGTATAGGGCAGCATGCATTTTACGATTGTGAAAATGCCTACTTCTATGTAGATAGTGAAAAAATGGAAAATATGCTTATTACTAAGTGTTATGTAGACGATAGAAGAATTATGTTTAATCAAAAGATAACAACTTTAACTTTAAATACATATAGTTTAAATTTGAGAAAGGGTAATAAAAGTTCACTAAAGGTGTCAATAATTCCTTGTTATGCAACTAACCAGGAATTGGAGTGGAAATCAAGTAATAGTAATATAGTTACAGTAGATGGAAATGGAAATTTAGATGCTGTTGGTGTGGGAAAGGTTCAAGTAACATGTAGAGCTACTGATGGAAGTAATGTAAGTGCAACATGTAATATAGTAGTAATAAATAATCAATCCGTTATAAATTTTGATGCAGATACAGGAACTATAATTGGATATGATCCTGGACCATATACAGAGGCAGTTATACCAAGTACAATTGATGGTGTGAAGGTAACAACTATAGGTGATAAAGCATTTGCTGATTGCAATACTTTAACAAGTATAACTTTACCTGATACTATAAAAAGTATAAATGATTATGCATTTTCAGGGTGTACTGCATTAACAAGTATAAATTTACCGAAGAACTTAATAAAAATAGGAGATTATGCATTAGAGTCTTGTTATAAATTAAAAAGTATAATAATACCTAATGGAGTAACAAGTATAGGAAATCATGCATTTGCCAGCTGTGGGACACTAACACAGGTAACAATACCGAATAGTGTAACAAGTATGGGAGATTACGCATTTTCTGAGGATGGTGGATTAACAAAGGTGTCTATGCCCAGTAGCATAAATAGAATAGGAAGAAGTACATTTCTTAGGTGCTATAAATTGACAAGTATAACAATACCAAATGGGGTAACAAGTATAGGTGAGTATGCATTTGAATTTTGTGAGAATTTACAAGGTATAATTATTCCTGAGAGTGTAACAAGCATAGAGGGGGAGTATGCGTTTAGAGGGATAAGTAATAATGCTATATTGTATATAGAGAATGAAGATGTAAAGGAACTTTTAATTAATTACGGTATAGATAAAAATAGCATAAAGTCTGTCCAAAAAGTCACCGAAGTTACATTAGATACAAATAGTTTGACGCTAGAAAAAGGAAAAACTAGTTCATTAATAGCAATAATTTATCCTGATAGCACAACCAATAAAACAGTAATATGGGAAACAAGTGATAGTGGAGTAGCCACAGTAGATGATGATGGGGAAATAACAGGAATCGGAGTAGGAAGTGCAATAATAACATGTACAGCAAGTGACGGAAGTGGGAAATATGCAACTTGCGTAGTAAATGTGACGCCTGCTGTAGTAAAGGTAATATCAGTGGCATTAAATACGAATAGTTTAAACTGGACAGTAGGGAAAACAGGAACATTTACAGCAACGATTTTGCCAAGAAATGCAAATAACCAAAGCGTAACATGGAAATCAAGCAACACAAAGGTAGCAACAGTAAGTTCAAGTGGAAAGCTAACAGCAGTAGGAGTAGGAAGTGCGACAATAACATGCACAGCAAGTGATGGAAGCGGAAAATATGCAACCTGTAAAGTAACAGTAACAAAGCCAACAAAAGTAACATCAGTAAAATTAAATACAAATAACTTAAATTGGACGGTAGGAAAAACAGGAACATTTACAGCAACAGTAGGGCCAAGTAATGCAAGTAATAAGGGTGTTACATGGAAATCAAGTAACACAAAGGTAGCAACAGTAAGTTCAAGTGGAAAGCTAACAGCAGTAGGAGTAGGAAGTGCGACAATAACATGCACAGCAAGTGATGGAAGCGGAAAATATGCAACCTGCAAAGTAACAGTAACAAAGCCAACAAAAGTAACATCAGTAAAATTAAATACAAATAACTTAAATTGGACGGTAGGAAAAACAGGAACATTTACAGCAACAGTAGGGCCAAGTAATGCAAGTAATAAGGGTGTTACATGGAAATCAAGTAACATAAAAGTAGCAACAGTAAGCTCAAGTGGAAAGCTAACAGCAGTAGGAGTAGGAAGTGCGACAATAACATGCACAGCAAGTGATGGAAGTGGAAAATATGCAACCTGCAAAGTAACAGTAACAAAGCCAACAAAAGTAACATCAGTAAAATTGAATACAAATAACCTAAATTGGACGGTAGGAAAAACAGGAACATTTACAGCAACAGTAGGGCCAAGTAATGCAAGTAATAAGGGTGTTACATGGAAATCAAGTAACACAAAAGTAGCAACAGTAAGCTCAAGTGGAAAGCTAACAGCAGTAGGAGTAGGAAGTGCGACAATAACATGCACAGCAAGTGATGGAAGCGGAAAATATGCAACCTGCAAAGTTATAGTAACTAAATAG
- a CDS encoding leucine-rich repeat protein, which yields MLKAKRKEIITFLLLTMCTSLLQTTLALSAEKDNERSILINSAQVTDSKAGTTEENTIIEAADNKLVNSSANSESDFTYEVDSGTIIITGYTGSATDVIIPSQINGTRVGALGYGAFANCNNIKNVTIPDTVTSTGYNVFKNCTNLQSVNIPPHMTYIADYSFYGCSNLSSITIPNSITSISKSAFYGCSKLTSITIPDSVGSIGDSAFYGCSNLINVSLPNNIPTIADSVFYGCSNLTGITIPSSVRSIGNYAFYRCSALKNISLPDNVKNIGYEAFENCSSLISVNIPKGLTLINSQLFQNCTSLTSITVPDNITEIDSQAFYGCSNLQNITIPNSVKTIHNTAFGECTNLTSIILPNNLANISEQMFEQCSNLTSITIPDSVTTVGRFAFYGCSNLKSITIPSHVTSIDENAFKECSSLSSITIPASVTSIKSNAFNNCEKALFYVENEQIKNLLISALVDESKIIVTGKSDFGFDSNTGTITTYNGSDTQLIMPSTINGVPVTNIGKSSFKNLSNITSIIIQGNVISIGDSAFQGCSKLSSIVIPNSITSIGDSAFWGCNNLTSITIPDSVKSIGNYAFVDCNSTLFYVLSEKTKELLESAGVDESKIVIKEPPTVKVTSVLLNTNALNWTVGKTGTFTATVAPSNASNKSVTWKSSNTKVATVDANGKLTAVGAGSATITCTASDGSGKYATCVVTVTNPLTKVTSVTLNTTNLNWTVGKTGTFTVTVAPSNASNKGVTWKSSNTKVATVDANGKLTAVGAGSATITCTASDGSGKYATCVVTVTNPLTKVTSVTLNTTNLNWTVGKTGTFTATVAPSNASNKSVTWKSSNTKVATVDANGKLTAVGAGSATITCTASDGSGKYATCVVTVTKPATVKVTSVKLNTNKLNWTVGKTGTFTATVLPSNASNKGVTWKSSNTKVATVDANGKLTAVGAGSATITCTASDGSGKYATCVVTVTKPATVKVTSVKLNTNKLNWTVGKTGTFIATVLPSNASNKNVIWKSSNTKVATVSSNGKLTAVGAGSATITCTASDGSGKYATCVVTVKK from the coding sequence ATGCTGAAAGCAAAAAGAAAAGAAATTATTACATTCTTGTTATTAACAATGTGTACAAGTTTGCTCCAAACTACTTTAGCACTTTCTGCAGAAAAGGATAATGAGAGAAGTATACTAATAAACTCAGCTCAAGTAACAGATTCAAAGGCAGGTACTACTGAAGAAAATACTATTATAGAAGCAGCGGATAATAAGCTTGTCAATTCAAGTGCGAATAGTGAATCGGATTTTACATATGAGGTGGATTCAGGAACAATAATAATAACAGGATACACAGGTAGTGCAACGGATGTTATTATACCAAGTCAAATTAATGGAACTAGAGTAGGAGCATTAGGATACGGTGCATTTGCAAATTGTAATAATATAAAAAATGTAACTATACCAGATACTGTAACAAGCACAGGATATAATGTGTTTAAAAATTGTACTAATTTACAAAGTGTAAATATACCGCCCCATATGACATATATTGCGGATTATTCATTTTATGGATGTAGTAATTTATCAAGTATAACAATACCAAATAGCATAACATCAATATCTAAATCTGCATTTTATGGATGTAGCAAATTAACAAGTATAACCATACCAGATAGTGTGGGAAGTATAGGAGACTCAGCATTCTATGGATGCAGTAACTTAATAAATGTAAGTCTTCCGAATAATATACCTACTATAGCTGATTCTGTATTTTATGGATGCAGTAATTTAACAGGTATAACTATACCTAGTAGTGTAAGAAGTATAGGAAATTACGCATTTTATAGATGTAGTGCTTTGAAAAATATATCACTACCAGATAATGTAAAAAATATAGGATATGAGGCGTTTGAAAATTGTAGTAGCTTAATTAGTGTGAATATACCAAAAGGATTAACGCTTATAAATTCGCAGTTATTTCAAAATTGTACTAGTTTAACTAGTATTACCGTACCTGATAATATAACAGAAATAGATAGTCAAGCATTTTATGGATGTAGCAACTTACAAAATATCACTATACCAAACAGTGTGAAAACTATACATAATACTGCATTTGGAGAATGTACCAACTTAACAAGTATAATATTACCAAATAATTTAGCCAATATAAGTGAACAGATGTTTGAACAGTGTAGCAATTTAACAAGTATAACAATACCAGATAGTGTAACAACAGTAGGACGTTTTGCTTTTTATGGATGTAGCAATTTAAAAAGTATTACTATACCAAGCCATGTAACAAGTATAGATGAAAATGCATTTAAAGAATGCAGTAGTTTATCAAGTATAACTATTCCTGCCAGTGTAACAAGTATAAAGAGTAATGCATTTAATAATTGTGAAAAAGCACTATTTTATGTGGAGAATGAACAAATAAAAAATCTTTTAATCAGTGCGCTGGTAGATGAAAGTAAAATCATAGTAACTGGTAAATCGGATTTTGGATTTGATTCAAATACAGGAACAATAACAACATACAATGGAAGTGACACTCAGTTAATCATGCCAAGTACAATTAATGGAGTTCCAGTAACTAATATAGGGAAATCCTCATTTAAAAATCTTAGTAATATAACAAGTATAATCATTCAGGGAAATGTAATAAGTATAGGAGATTCTGCATTTCAAGGTTGTAGTAAGTTATCAAGTATAGTAATACCAAATTCTATTACAAGTATTGGTGATTCTGCGTTCTGGGGATGTAATAATTTAACAAGTATAACTATACCAGATAGTGTAAAAAGCATAGGAAATTATGCATTTGTAGATTGTAATAGTACATTGTTTTATGTACTTAGTGAAAAGACAAAGGAATTATTAGAAAGTGCTGGAGTAGACGAAAGTAAGATTGTTATAAAGGAACCACCAACAGTAAAAGTGACATCAGTTCTATTAAACACAAATGCTTTAAACTGGACAGTAGGAAAAACAGGAACATTTACAGCAACAGTGGCGCCAAGTAATGCAAGTAATAAAAGTGTTACATGGAAGTCGAGTAACACAAAGGTAGCAACAGTAGATGCAAATGGAAAATTAACAGCAGTAGGAGCAGGAAGTGCAACAATAACATGCACAGCAAGTGATGGAAGTGGAAAATATGCAACATGTGTAGTTACGGTAACTAATCCATTAACAAAGGTAACATCAGTAACATTAAATACAACAAATTTAAATTGGACAGTAGGAAAAACAGGAACATTTACAGTAACAGTGGCGCCAAGTAATGCAAGTAACAAAGGTGTTACATGGAAATCAAGTAACACAAAGGTAGCAACAGTTGATGCAAATGGAAAATTAACAGCAGTAGGAGCAGGAAGTGCAACAATAACATGCACAGCAAGTGATGGAAGTGGAAAATATGCAACATGTGTAGTTACGGTAACTAATCCATTAACAAAGGTAACATCAGTAACATTAAATACAACAAATTTAAATTGGACAGTAGGAAAAACAGGAACATTTACAGCAACAGTGGCGCCAAGTAATGCAAGTAATAAAAGTGTTACATGGAAGTCGAGTAACACAAAGGTAGCAACAGTAGATGCAAATGGAAAATTAACAGCAGTAGGAGCAGGAAGTGCAACAATAACATGCACAGCAAGTGATGGAAGTGGAAAATATGCAACATGTGTAGTTACGGTAACAAAACCAGCAACAGTAAAAGTGACCTCAGTAAAATTAAATACCAATAAATTAAACTGGACAGTAGGAAAAACAGGAACGTTTACAGCAACAGTGTTGCCAAGTAATGCAAGTAACAAAGGTGTTACATGGAAATCAAGTAACACAAAGGTAGCAACAGTTGATGCAAATGGAAAATTAACAGCAGTAGGAGCAGGAAGTGCAACAATAACATGCACAGCAAGTGATGGAAGTGGAAAATATGCAACATGTGTAGTTACGGTAACAAAACCAGCAACAGTAAAAGTGACCTCAGTAAAATTAAATACCAATAAATTAAACTGGACAGTAGGAAAAACAGGAACGTTTATAGCAACAGTGTTGCCAAGCAATGCAAGTAATAAGAATGTTATATGGAAATCAAGTAATACAAAGGTAGCAACAGTAAGTTCAAATGGAAAGTTAACGGCAGTAGGAGCAGGAAGTGCAACAATAACATGCACAGCAAGCGATGGAAGCGGAAAATATGCAACATGTGTTGTAACTGTAAAAAAATAA